Proteins encoded by one window of Arachis ipaensis cultivar K30076 chromosome B04, Araip1.1, whole genome shotgun sequence:
- the LOC107639037 gene encoding bidirectional sugar transporter SWEET17 isoform X1: MAELNFFVGVIGNIISILMFLSPMDTFVRIIKKKSTEDFSSIPYICTLLNSSLWTYYGIIKEGEYLVATVNGFGIFLQIIYILLFLLYAPKTIKIKSAIVAGILDVGVLGAAILTSEIALKGEARTNAVGVMGAGLNILMYASPLAAMKTVVATKSVEYMPFFLSFFFFLNGGVWLFYAFLVRDVILGVPNGTGFVLGAMQLILYCIYRNGKSSSKHTSKQGLEEGSQYNEHLISHPQLS, encoded by the exons ATGGCGGAACTCAATTTCTTTGTTGGGGTCATAG GGAACATCATCTCAATCCTCATGTTTCTTTCTCCTAT GGATACATTTGTGAGAATAATAAAGAAGAAATCAACAGAAGATTTCTCAAGCATACCTTATATTTGCACATTGCTTAACTCCTCTCTATGGACTTACTATGGAATCATAAAGGAAGGAGAGTACCTTGTGGCCACTGTTAATGGCTTCGGCATCTTCCTCCAGATTATCTACattcttctattccttctctaTGCACCAAAAACAATCAAG ATAAAGAGTGCGATTGTGGCTGGGATATTGGATGTTGGGGTGTTGGGAGCAGCAATATTAACAAGCGAAATAGCATTGAAGGGAGAGGCTCGTACTAATGCAGTTGGTGTTATGGGTGCAGGCCTTAACATTCTTATGTATGCTTCACCTCTTGCTGCCATG AAAACAGTAGTGGCGACAAAGAGTGTAGAATATATGCCATTCTTTCTTTCGTTTTTCTTCTTTCTAAACGGTGGCGTTTGGTTGTTTTACGCTTTTCTTGTTCGCGATGTTATTCTTGGG GTGCCAAATGGAACTGGATTTGTACTGGGAGCGATGCAGTTGATACTATATTGTATCTATAGAAATGGAAAATCATCCTCTAAGCACACTTCAAAGCAGGGATTGGAAGAAGGATCTCAATACAATGAGCATCTCATTTCTCATCCCCAACTTAGCTAA
- the LOC107639037 gene encoding bidirectional sugar transporter SWEET17 isoform X2 has product MAELNFFVGVIGNIISILMFLSPMDTFVRIIKKKSTEDFSSIPYICTLLNSSLWTYYGIIKEGEYLVATVNGFGIFLQIIYILLFLLYAPKTIKIKSAIVAGILDVGVLGAAILTSEIALKGEARTNAVGVMGAGLNILMYASPLAAMVPNGTGFVLGAMQLILYCIYRNGKSSSKHTSKQGLEEGSQYNEHLISHPQLS; this is encoded by the exons ATGGCGGAACTCAATTTCTTTGTTGGGGTCATAG GGAACATCATCTCAATCCTCATGTTTCTTTCTCCTAT GGATACATTTGTGAGAATAATAAAGAAGAAATCAACAGAAGATTTCTCAAGCATACCTTATATTTGCACATTGCTTAACTCCTCTCTATGGACTTACTATGGAATCATAAAGGAAGGAGAGTACCTTGTGGCCACTGTTAATGGCTTCGGCATCTTCCTCCAGATTATCTACattcttctattccttctctaTGCACCAAAAACAATCAAG ATAAAGAGTGCGATTGTGGCTGGGATATTGGATGTTGGGGTGTTGGGAGCAGCAATATTAACAAGCGAAATAGCATTGAAGGGAGAGGCTCGTACTAATGCAGTTGGTGTTATGGGTGCAGGCCTTAACATTCTTATGTATGCTTCACCTCTTGCTGCCATG GTGCCAAATGGAACTGGATTTGTACTGGGAGCGATGCAGTTGATACTATATTGTATCTATAGAAATGGAAAATCATCCTCTAAGCACACTTCAAAGCAGGGATTGGAAGAAGGATCTCAATACAATGAGCATCTCATTTCTCATCCCCAACTTAGCTAA
- the LOC110262429 gene encoding glyoxysomal fatty acid beta-oxidation multifunctional protein MFP-a-like produces the protein MQFIENFPERTYKSMLLPLMIEDKRAGETTRKGFYLYDDRRKARPDPELKNYVEKSRSITGVTVDPKLAKLPEKDIIEMIFFPVVNEACRVLDEGIAVKASDLDISSVMGMGFPPYRGGIMFWADSLGSKYIYTRLEEWSKLYGEFFKPCPYLAARAAKGIPLSDSVEQGKSRL, from the exons ATGcaatttattgaaaattttcCTGAGAGAACTTATAAATCGATGCTTCTTCCACTTATGATAGAGGATAAGCGAGCAG GTGAAACTACTCGCAAAGGATTTTATTTGTATGATGATAGGCGCAAGGCTAGACCTGATCCGGAATTGAAAAATTATGTTGAGAAGTCTAGGAGCATTACTGGTGTCACTGTTGATCCTAAG CTCGCAAAATTACCTGAAAAAGACATCATAGAGATGATCTTCTTTCCTGTGGTGAATGAGGCTTGCCGGGTCCTTGACGAAGGTATCGCAGTCAAAGCATCAGATCTTGATATTTCGTCTGTCATGGGCATGGGTTTTCCACCTTACAG GGGTGGTATCATGTTTTGGGCTGACTCTCTTGGATCCAAATATATTTATACAAGATTGGAGGAGTGGTCAAAATTGTATGGAGAATTCTTCAAGCCTTGTCCCTACTTGGCTGCAAGAGCTGCCAAGGGGATCCCTCTG agTGACTCAGTGGAGCAAGGAAAGTCACGGTTATAA